Proteins encoded within one genomic window of Mycobacteriales bacterium:
- a CDS encoding sialidase family protein, which translates to MRRTRLAAVAAAALAVGGTVLGTRAAPAAVAATSGTPTFTAPIRSDKPGVQNTPTEPAIISDAAGRRYVANQLDSELAVTTDGGRTWRYPHGMDVLAQNVTGCDVTQLIGDVELTADAGGRTYFSTLGIVSGGTADNGIQPLVAYSDDGFHTWTTLCAAHQPFLTDRQWLAQYSPPGTPSDETLLYMTYHDFGPDTMWVNRSTDGGKSWELPQPVITDPEAIASSGCDTVPGGIAVDPRNGWTYISWVAGPHPVNNAATGCNYTQGTIFNKLYVAFSKDSGVTWSNVKAFEGLDNTTESPNDLSEIFSNLSVDRAGNVYVAYPAFLDGEYGIYYQWAPPSDTGALQFSAPVKVSGADVHTAYYPRMVAGDDGRIGLIYLGSPFKNVPATATNKATYTGDTGDNTPNCSPEVTDPGNHGARFLGKPCMLPADTPWYLYQATSLNATSAGASFVTQKMRPDPVHVGDICTLGIFCLDGDNRDLADVNDIKIDATGGMQLAYTWEAADRSRNEIVFQCQTGGPGLYANVAVTSCQSGAAQPVTKPPVVKPPVVRPPVTKPPVAKPTIPTTGAPGWLGLAGALAAGGALLLARRRRAA; encoded by the coding sequence ATGCGGCGGACCAGGCTGGCGGCGGTGGCGGCGGCGGCGCTCGCGGTGGGCGGCACGGTCCTGGGCACGCGGGCGGCGCCCGCGGCGGTGGCCGCGACGTCGGGGACGCCCACGTTCACCGCGCCGATCCGCTCCGACAAGCCGGGCGTGCAGAACACCCCGACCGAGCCGGCGATCATCTCCGACGCCGCCGGCCGCCGGTACGTCGCCAACCAGCTCGACAGCGAGCTCGCCGTCACCACCGACGGCGGCCGCACCTGGCGGTACCCGCACGGCATGGACGTGCTCGCGCAGAACGTCACCGGGTGCGACGTCACGCAGCTCATCGGGGACGTCGAGCTCACCGCCGACGCCGGCGGGCGGACGTACTTCTCGACCCTCGGCATCGTCTCCGGCGGCACCGCCGACAACGGCATCCAGCCGCTCGTGGCCTACAGCGACGACGGGTTCCACACCTGGACCACGCTCTGCGCGGCGCACCAGCCGTTCCTCACCGACCGGCAGTGGCTGGCGCAGTACTCGCCGCCCGGCACGCCGTCGGACGAGACGTTGCTCTACATGACCTACCACGACTTCGGCCCGGACACGATGTGGGTCAACCGCTCCACCGACGGCGGCAAGTCGTGGGAGCTGCCGCAGCCGGTCATCACCGACCCGGAGGCGATCGCGTCGAGCGGCTGCGACACCGTCCCCGGCGGCATCGCGGTCGACCCGCGCAACGGCTGGACCTACATCTCCTGGGTGGCCGGCCCGCATCCGGTCAACAACGCCGCCACCGGCTGCAACTACACGCAGGGCACGATCTTCAACAAGCTCTACGTCGCGTTCTCCAAGGACAGCGGCGTGACGTGGAGCAACGTCAAGGCGTTCGAGGGCCTCGACAACACCACCGAGAGCCCGAACGACCTCTCCGAGATCTTCAGCAACCTCAGCGTCGACCGGGCCGGCAACGTCTACGTCGCGTACCCGGCGTTCCTCGACGGCGAGTACGGCATCTACTACCAGTGGGCGCCGCCGTCGGACACCGGCGCCCTCCAGTTCAGCGCGCCGGTGAAGGTGAGCGGCGCCGACGTGCACACGGCGTACTACCCGCGCATGGTCGCCGGCGACGACGGCCGGATCGGCCTGATCTACCTCGGTTCGCCGTTCAAGAACGTCCCCGCCACCGCGACGAACAAGGCGACCTACACCGGCGACACCGGCGACAACACGCCGAACTGCTCGCCCGAGGTCACCGACCCCGGCAACCACGGCGCCCGCTTCCTCGGCAAGCCGTGCATGCTGCCCGCGGACACGCCCTGGTACCTCTACCAGGCCACCTCGCTGAACGCGACGTCGGCGGGCGCGTCGTTCGTCACGCAGAAGATGCGGCCGGACCCGGTGCACGTCGGCGACATCTGCACGCTCGGCATCTTCTGCCTCGACGGCGACAACCGGGACCTCGCCGACGTCAACGACATCAAGATCGACGCCACCGGCGGCATGCAGCTCGCCTACACCTGGGAGGCAGCCGACCGCAGCCGCAACGAGATCGTCTTCCAGTGCCAGACCGGTGGTCCCGGCCTCTACGCGAACGTCGCCGTCACGTCGTGCCAGAGCGGCGCCGCGCAGCCGGTGACCAAGCCGCCGGTGGTCAAGCCCCCGGTCGTGCGGCCGCCGGTGACCAAGCCGCCGGTCGCGAAGCCGACGATCCCGACGACCGGTGCCCCCGGCTGGCTCGGCCTGGCCGGCGCGCTGGCGGCGGGCGGGGCGCTCCTGCTCGCCCGGCGCCGCCGCGCGGCCTAG
- a CDS encoding FABP family protein encodes MDDAHAPHGDLAPLAFLLGRWRGEGVGGYPTMESFGYGEEVVFAHNGKPFLSYTQRTWSLDDGRPLHSETGYWRPRPDGGVEVLLAHPTGVVEIYYGTVAGHRIDLATDLVARTTSAKEVTALTRLYGLVEGRLMYAVDMAAVGLPLQSHLSATLERVGDS; translated from the coding sequence CCTGGGCCGCTGGCGCGGCGAGGGGGTCGGCGGGTACCCGACGATGGAGTCGTTCGGGTACGGCGAGGAGGTCGTCTTCGCGCACAACGGCAAGCCGTTCCTGTCGTACACGCAGCGGACGTGGAGCCTGGACGACGGGCGGCCGTTGCACTCCGAGACCGGGTACTGGCGGCCGCGCCCCGACGGCGGCGTCGAGGTGCTGCTGGCGCACCCGACCGGCGTGGTGGAGATCTACTACGGCACCGTCGCCGGTCACCGCATCGACCTGGCCACCGACCTCGTCGCGCGCACGACCAGCGCGAAGGAGGTCACCGCGCTGACCCGGCTCTACGGCCTGGTCGAAGGGCGGCTGATGTACGCCGTGGACATGGCCGCCGTGGGCCTGCCGCTCCAGTCGCACCTGTCCGCGACGCTGGAGCGGGTCGGCGACTCCTAG